From one Lycium barbarum isolate Lr01 chromosome 6, ASM1917538v2, whole genome shotgun sequence genomic stretch:
- the LOC132645292 gene encoding GDP-mannose 3,5-epimerase 1, with product MGSSGGINYGAYTYENLEREPYWPSEKLRISITGAGGFIASHIARRLKSEGHYIIASDWKKNEHMTEDMFCHEFHLVDLRVPDNCLKVTKGVDHVFNLAADMGGMGFIQSNHSVIFYNNTMISFNMMEAARINGVKRFFYASSACIYPEFKQLETNVSLKEADAWPAEPQDAYGLEKLATEELCKHYNKDFGIECRIGRFHNIYGPFGTWKGGREKAPAAFCRKAQTATDKFEMWGDGLQTRSFTFIDECVEGVLRLTKSDFREPVNIGSDEMVSMNEMAEMVLSFEDKKLPVHHIPGPEGVRGRNSDNTLIKEKLGWAPTMRLKDGLRITYFWIKEQLEKERSQGVDTATYGSSKVVGTQAPVQLGSLRAADGKE from the exons ATGGGAAGCTCTGGTGGTATTAACTATGGTGCTTACACTTATGAGAATCTTGAGAGGGAACCTTACTGGCCATCCGAGAAGCTCCGTATTTCCATTACTGGGGCTGGAGGATTCATCGCTTCTCACATTGCTCGTCGTTTGAAGAGCGAGGGTCACTACATAATTGCATCCGATTGGAAGAAGAATGAGCACATGACAGAAGATATGTTCTGTCATGAGTTTCATCTTGTGGATCTTAGGGTTCCGGATAATTGCTTGAAGGTTACAAAAGGAGTCGACCATGTCTTCAACCTCGCTGCTGATATGGGTGGCATGGGCTTCATTCAGTCCAACCACTCGGTTATTTTCTATAACAACACTATGATCAGCTTTAACATGATGGAAGCTGCTAGGATTAATGGTGTCAAAAG GTTCTTCTATGCATCTAGTGCTTGCATTTACCCCGAGTTCAAACAACTTGAAACAAATGTCAGCCTGAAAGAAGCTGATGCATGGCCTGCAGAG CCTCAAGATGCTTACGGCTTGGAGAAGCTCGCCACAGAAGAATTGTGCAAACATTACAACAAGGATTTTGGAATTGAATGTCGTATTGGAAGGTTCCATAACATCTATGGTCCTTTTGGAACTTGGAAAG GTGGAAGGGAAAAAGCTCCTGCCGCTTTTTGTAGAAAAGCCCAAACTGCAACGGATAAGTTTGAAATGTGGGGAGATGGACTTCAAACACGTTCATTCACCTTCATTGATGAATGTGTAGAAGGGGTTCTCAG ATTGACAAAATCTGACTTCCGGGAGCCAGTGAACATTGGAAGTGATGAGATGGTCAGCATGAACGAGATGGCTGAGATGGTTCTCAGCTTTGAGGATAAGAAGCTTCCCGTCCACCACATACCTGGACCAGAAGGTGTCCGTGGTCGGAACTCAGACAACACGCTGATAAAAGAGAAGCTAGGTTGGGCTCCAACAATGAGATTGAAG GATGGTCTGAGAATTACATACTTCTGGATCAAGGAGCAGCTCGAGAAAGAGAGATCTCAAGGAGTCGATACTGCAACCTATGGGTCCTCCAAGGTGGTGGGCACCCAAGCTCCAGTTCAGCTTGGTTCCCTTCGTGCTGCTGATGGCAAGGAATAA